Proteins from a single region of Pangasianodon hypophthalmus isolate fPanHyp1 chromosome 7, fPanHyp1.pri, whole genome shotgun sequence:
- the ppp2r2cb gene encoding serine/threonine-protein phosphatase 2A 55 kDa regulatory subunit B beta isoform — MLSPVLRSELSALEPEYTEADVISTVEFSQSGEFLATGDKGGRVVIFQREPQGEYNVYSTFQSHEPEFDCLKSLEIEEKINKIRWLPQINSTHFLLTTNDKTIKLWKVSERDKRPEGYNLKDEEGRMKDISRITSLQVPVLRPMDLLVEASPRRVFANAHAYHINSISINSDCETYLSADDLRINLWNLNITDRSFNIVDLKPENMEDLSEVITVAEFHPHHCHLLAFSSSAGATRLCDMRSRALCDRPAKLFEESVDPAHRSFFSEITSSVSDVKFSHSGRYLLTRDYLTAKVWDLNMENKPVEIYQVQDYLRSKLCALYESDCIFDKFECAWNGTDSVIMTGAYNNFFRMFDRASRRDVTLEASREVCKRRAVLRPRRVCVGKKRRENDISVDSLDFRKKILHTAWHPTDNIIAIAASNNLFIFQDRHGTGHHGGHHLEQDKPLQLQDTTRQ, encoded by the exons ATGCTGAGCCCTGTTCTCCGTTCTGAGCTCTCGGCCTTGGAGCCGGAGTACACAGAGG CTGATGTCATCTCTACGGTGGAgttcagccaatcaggagagtTCCTGGCCACAGGGGACAAGGGTGGCAGAGTGGTCATCTTTCAAAGAGAACCTCAG ggggAATATAATGTGTACAGCACATTTCAGAGCCACGAGCCTGAGTTCGACTGCCTGAAGAGCTTAGAGATAGAGGAGAAAATCAATAAGATCCGTTGGTTACCTCAAATCAATTCCACCCACTTCCTCCTGACCACCAATG ataagaCCATTAAGCTGTGGAAGGTaagtgagagagacaagagGCCTGAAGGTTACAACCTGAAAGACGAGGAGGGCCGGATGAAGGACATTTCCAGAATCACATCTCTTCAG gTCCCTGTGTTACGGCCGATGGATTTGCTGGTGGAAGCGTCTCCGCGGCGTGTGTTTGCTAATGCTCATGCCTATCACATCAACTCTATCAGCATTAACAGTGACTGTGAGACTTACCTGTCAGCTGATGACTTGAGGATCAACCTGTGGAATCTGAATATCACTGATCGCAGCTTCA ACATTGTGGACCTGAAGCCGGAAAACATGGAGGACCTGAGCGAGGTGATCACCGTGGCTGAGTTTCACCCTCATCACTGCCACTTGCTGGCCTTCAGTAGCAGTGCAGGTGCTACACGCCTGTGTGATATGAGATCTCGCGCATTGTGTGACCGACCTGCTAAAC TATTTGAGGAGTCAGTGGACCCAGCCCATCGATCCTTCTTCTCTGAGATCACTTCCTCTGTATCTGATGTAAAGTTCAGTCACAGCGGACGCTACCTGCTCACCCGAGACTACCTCACTGCTAAAGTCTGGGACCTCAACATGGAGAACAAACCAGTGGAGATATATCAG gtccAGGATTATTTGCGCTCTAAACTATGTGCCCTTTATGAGAGCGACTGCATCTTTGATAAGTTTGAATGTGCCTGGAATGGAACTGACAG TGTCATTATGACAGGGGCGTATAATAATTTCTTCCGGATGTTTGACCGAGCGAGTCGGCGTGATGTGACTCTGGAGGCGAGTCGGGAGGTGTGTAAGCGGCGCGCTGTGCTCCGGCCtcgccgtgtgtgtgtggggaagaAGAGGAGGGAGAATGATATCAGCGTGGACAGCCTGGACTTCAGGAAGAAGATCCTGCACACGGCGTGGCATCCCACGGACAACATCATCGCCATCGCTGCCAGCAACAACCTGTTCATCTTTCAGGACAGACATGGCACCGGACACCACGGGGGCCATCATTTAGAGCAAGACAAGCCTCTGCAGTTACAGGATACAACTCGTCAGTGA
- the LOC113542764 gene encoding C-terminal-binding protein 1 isoform X2, translating to MQGIRPPIMNGPMHPRPLVALLDGRDCTVEMPILKDVATVAFCDAQSTQEIHEKVLNEAVGALMYHTITLMREDLEKFKALRIIVRIGSGFDNIDIKSAGELGIAVCNMPSASVEETADSTLCHILNLYRRTTWLHQALREGTRVQSVEQIREVASGAARIRGETLGIIGLGRVGQAVALRAKAFGFNVIFYDPYLSDGMERALGLQRVNTLQDLLFHSDCVTLHCSLNEHNHHLINDFTIKQMRQGAFLVNTARGGLVDEKALAQALKEGRIRGAALDVHETEPFSFSQGPLKDAPNLICTPHAAWYSEQASIEMREEAAREIRRAITGRIPDSLKNCVNKEFLTQTTHWAGMDPAIHPELNGAYRYPPGVVSLASGGLPPPVEGIVPSAVPISHSLPPVAHPPHAPSPGQTGKAEPDREQHPNEQL from the exons ATGCAAG GCATCAGGCCTCCTATAATGAACGGGCCCATGCACCCTCGTCCTCTGGTGGCGCTGCTGGACGGCCGGGACTGCACTGTGGAGATGCCCATCCTGAAAGACGTGGCAACTGTGGCCTTTTGCGATGCTCAGTCCACCCAGGAGATCCACGAGAAG GTACTGAACGAGGCCGTTGGAGCGCTCATgtaccacaccatcacactcatgcGCGAGGACCTGGAGAAATTCAAAGCACTTCGAATCATCGTCCGCATTGGCAGCGGTTTCGACAATATCGACATCAAATCAGCTGGAGAATTGG gCATAGCTGTGTGTAACATGCCCTCAGCTTCAGTGGAAGAGACAGCCGATTCGACGCTGTGTCACATCCTCAATCTCTATAGACGCACTACCTGGCTGCACCAGGCTCTCCGTGAGGGCACGCGGGTCCAGAGTGTGGAGCAAATCCGTGAGGTCGCGTCTGGAGCCGCCCGCATCCGAGGGGAAACTCTGGGGATCATCGGTCTCG ggcgTGTTGGTCAGGCTGTAGCTCTGAGAGCTAAAGCGTTTGGCTTTAATGTGATCTTTTATGACCCGTACCTGTCTGATGGCATGGAGCGAGCGCTGGGACTGCAGAGAGTAAACACACTACAGGACTTACTTTTCCACTCTGACTGCGTCACACTCCACTGCAGCCTGAACGAACACAACCACCACCTCATCAACGACTTCACTATcaaacag atgcgTCAGGGTGCGTTCCTGGTGAACACTGCCCGAGGGGGACTGGTGGATGAGAAAGCTCTGGCTCAGGCACTGAAAGAGGGTAGAATACGCGGCGCAGCTCTCGACGTCCATGAGACAGAGCCCTTTAG TTTCAGCCAGGGCCCTCTAAAAGATGCCCCTAATCTGATCTGCACTCCTCACGCTGCCTGGTACAGCGAGCAGGCCTCCATCGAGATGAGAGAGGAAGCAGCTCGGGAGATCCGCAGGGCCATTACCG GTCGTATTCCAGACAGCCTGAAGAACTGTGTGAATAAGGAGTTTCTCACACAGACCACACACTGGGCGGGCATGGACCCTGCCATCCACCCAGAGCTCAACGGAGCCTACAG GTACCCTCCAGGTGTGGTGAGCCTGGCATCCGGTGGTCTCCCACCACCAGTGGAAGGAATCGTGCCAAGTGCCGTGCCGATCAGCCACAGCCTTCCCCCTGTAGCACACCCGCCCCATGCGCCATCTCCAGGTCAGACGGGCAAAGCCGAGCCCGACCGAGAGCAGCACCCCAACGAGCAGTTGTAG
- the LOC113542764 gene encoding C-terminal-binding protein 1 isoform X1 produces MGSSHLLNKGLPLGIRPPIMNGPMHPRPLVALLDGRDCTVEMPILKDVATVAFCDAQSTQEIHEKVLNEAVGALMYHTITLMREDLEKFKALRIIVRIGSGFDNIDIKSAGELGIAVCNMPSASVEETADSTLCHILNLYRRTTWLHQALREGTRVQSVEQIREVASGAARIRGETLGIIGLGRVGQAVALRAKAFGFNVIFYDPYLSDGMERALGLQRVNTLQDLLFHSDCVTLHCSLNEHNHHLINDFTIKQMRQGAFLVNTARGGLVDEKALAQALKEGRIRGAALDVHETEPFSFSQGPLKDAPNLICTPHAAWYSEQASIEMREEAAREIRRAITGRIPDSLKNCVNKEFLTQTTHWAGMDPAIHPELNGAYRYPPGVVSLASGGLPPPVEGIVPSAVPISHSLPPVAHPPHAPSPGQTGKAEPDREQHPNEQL; encoded by the exons ATGGGGAGCTCACATTTGCTAAACAAAGGCTTGCCTTTAG GCATCAGGCCTCCTATAATGAACGGGCCCATGCACCCTCGTCCTCTGGTGGCGCTGCTGGACGGCCGGGACTGCACTGTGGAGATGCCCATCCTGAAAGACGTGGCAACTGTGGCCTTTTGCGATGCTCAGTCCACCCAGGAGATCCACGAGAAG GTACTGAACGAGGCCGTTGGAGCGCTCATgtaccacaccatcacactcatgcGCGAGGACCTGGAGAAATTCAAAGCACTTCGAATCATCGTCCGCATTGGCAGCGGTTTCGACAATATCGACATCAAATCAGCTGGAGAATTGG gCATAGCTGTGTGTAACATGCCCTCAGCTTCAGTGGAAGAGACAGCCGATTCGACGCTGTGTCACATCCTCAATCTCTATAGACGCACTACCTGGCTGCACCAGGCTCTCCGTGAGGGCACGCGGGTCCAGAGTGTGGAGCAAATCCGTGAGGTCGCGTCTGGAGCCGCCCGCATCCGAGGGGAAACTCTGGGGATCATCGGTCTCG ggcgTGTTGGTCAGGCTGTAGCTCTGAGAGCTAAAGCGTTTGGCTTTAATGTGATCTTTTATGACCCGTACCTGTCTGATGGCATGGAGCGAGCGCTGGGACTGCAGAGAGTAAACACACTACAGGACTTACTTTTCCACTCTGACTGCGTCACACTCCACTGCAGCCTGAACGAACACAACCACCACCTCATCAACGACTTCACTATcaaacag atgcgTCAGGGTGCGTTCCTGGTGAACACTGCCCGAGGGGGACTGGTGGATGAGAAAGCTCTGGCTCAGGCACTGAAAGAGGGTAGAATACGCGGCGCAGCTCTCGACGTCCATGAGACAGAGCCCTTTAG TTTCAGCCAGGGCCCTCTAAAAGATGCCCCTAATCTGATCTGCACTCCTCACGCTGCCTGGTACAGCGAGCAGGCCTCCATCGAGATGAGAGAGGAAGCAGCTCGGGAGATCCGCAGGGCCATTACCG GTCGTATTCCAGACAGCCTGAAGAACTGTGTGAATAAGGAGTTTCTCACACAGACCACACACTGGGCGGGCATGGACCCTGCCATCCACCCAGAGCTCAACGGAGCCTACAG GTACCCTCCAGGTGTGGTGAGCCTGGCATCCGGTGGTCTCCCACCACCAGTGGAAGGAATCGTGCCAAGTGCCGTGCCGATCAGCCACAGCCTTCCCCCTGTAGCACACCCGCCCCATGCGCCATCTCCAGGTCAGACGGGCAAAGCCGAGCCCGACCGAGAGCAGCACCCCAACGAGCAGTTGTAG